Proteins from a genomic interval of Candidatus Deferrimicrobium borealis:
- the wecB gene encoding UDP-N-acetylglucosamine 2-epimerase (non-hydrolyzing): QVLRTFNITPEYDLKLMRKNQSLFKLTSSSLIKIGEVLEKENPNIVLVQGDTTTTFTAALAAFYRKIPVAHVEAGLRSGNNYSPFPEEMNRKIASLITKFHFAPTALNKNNLIQEGINKDSIFITGNTGIDSLLWVKEKIRRDNIIYKELNNINFNKNIILVTGHRRENIGIKLDNICNALKNIANNYDVEIVYPVHLNPNVKKHVYSILNNIINIKLIPPLDYEPFVYLMDKCTLVITDSGGIQEEAPTFRKPILITRDVTERKEVIENGSAILVGSDAKNIVMNVHKLLNNRNYYNNMRNVSNPYGDGKSSKRIINILKYLDM; encoded by the coding sequence AACAGGTATTAAGGACTTTTAATATAACCCCTGAGTATGATCTAAAATTAATGAGAAAAAATCAGTCTCTATTTAAATTAACCTCATCTAGTTTGATAAAAATAGGCGAAGTACTCGAAAAAGAAAATCCAAATATTGTTTTGGTTCAAGGAGATACAACTACAACTTTTACGGCTGCATTAGCGGCATTTTACAGAAAAATACCAGTTGCTCATGTTGAGGCGGGTTTGCGGTCTGGAAACAATTACTCTCCATTCCCGGAGGAAATGAACAGAAAGATAGCAAGTCTAATAACAAAATTTCATTTTGCTCCAACTGCATTAAATAAAAACAATTTAATCCAGGAAGGGATAAATAAAGACAGTATATTTATTACCGGAAATACCGGAATAGATTCACTTTTGTGGGTTAAAGAAAAAATACGTCGCGATAATATAATTTATAAAGAACTAAATAATATAAATTTCAATAAAAATATTATATTAGTTACTGGACATCGGAGGGAAAATATTGGAATAAAACTTGATAATATTTGCAATGCCTTGAAAAATATAGCCAATAATTATGATGTAGAAATTGTTTATCCTGTACACCTAAATCCAAATGTTAAAAAACACGTATACTCTATCTTAAATAATATAATTAATATCAAATTAATTCCACCACTTGATTATGAACCGTTCGTATATCTTATGGATAAGTGTACTTTGGTTATTACGGATTCTGGTGGTATACAGGAAGAAGCGCCAACGTTCAGAAAGCCGATATTAATAACCAGAGATGTAACAGAAAGGAAAGAAGTAATAGAAAATGGATCAGCCATACTCGTTGGTTCAGATGCAAAAAATATTGTAATGAATGTGCATAAATTATTGAATAACAGGAATTACTATAATAACATGCGTAATGTTTCAAATCCATACGGGGATGGCAAATCAAGTAAGCGAATAATAAATATATTAAAATATTTGGATATGTAA